In Topomyia yanbarensis strain Yona2022 chromosome 2, ASM3024719v1, whole genome shotgun sequence, one DNA window encodes the following:
- the LOC131684517 gene encoding probable cytochrome P450 313a4, which yields MFELLLVFFTLYTLTYYYLSYRPSRKRVYELATKIPGPFDWPLIGSVHLSITAGSRQIFDYLLQFLHTTRTPIRAWIGPFLFVFFDKPEHLEVILNSQNCVSKSYVHRFFRFEKGLLNCAPDLWRVLRKRLNPSFSSTIINNFVPAFSDQADKLVQYLEPFVDRKAMDLLPKVSSYTLSAALLNLFGVNVRVNDTEYIEQFADNAEKMWLLMWDRIYKPWFYLDFAYKLSPNYKKEKKRIHQLQQLSCEIYTARESLRPKPNPEQTDVKANTSEILIERLERMTFVTKEIGEDILLHNIDTFLFASNDTTSNVIATTLLMMAMHPDVQKRVHKEVMQTITSDTITYEDLCSLQYLEMVIKESMRLVPVASVIGRVCERELKVDNWTIPAGTEISIPIFKLHRDKSIWGERSEEFDPDNFLPERCSQRHPYAYLPFGGGIRNCIGIRYAWTSMKVGLAKLVRKYKFSTDLKLKDIKFQTSLILLIHNRHMMRIERR from the exons ATGTTTGAActtttgcttgtttttttcaCCCTTTACACCCTCACTTATTACTACCTTAGTTACCGTCCGTCGCGAAAACGTGTCTATGAACTGGCTACGAAAATTCCGGGACCCTTCGATTGGCCTCTGATCGGTAGCGTGCATCTCAGTATCACAGCGGGATCAAGACAAATATTTGACTATTTGCTCCAGTTTCTGCACACCACCCGTACGCCAATTCGTGCCTGGATAGGACCGTTTCTATTCGTCTTTTTCGACAAACCGGAACACCTGGAAGTAATCCTAAATTCTCAGAACTGCGTCAGCAAATCCTACGTGCACAGATTTTTCCGTTTCGAGAAAGGATTACTGAACTGTGCTCCGgatctttggagagttttgcgGAAACGATTGAATCCTTCGTTTTCTTCGACTATTATCAACAATTTCGTCCCTGCATTCAGCGATCAGGCAGACAAGCTGGTCCAATACCTCGAGCCATTCGTTGACCGAAAAGCTATGGATTTGCTGCCAAAAGTGAGCAGTTATACACTATCGGCCGCCTTGTTAAATCTGTTCGGAGTGAATGTGCGAGTAAATGATACTGAATACATCGAACAGTTTGCTGACAATGCAGAAAA GATGTGGCTACTCATGTGGGACAGAATCTACAAGCCATGGTTTTATCTCGATTTTGCATATAAACTTTCACCCAAttacaaaaaagaaaagaaacgaATACATCAACTGCAACAGCTATCATGTGAG ATCTATACTGCGCGTGAATCCCTAAGACCCAAACCAAATCCAGAACAGACAGACGTAAAAGCAAACACATCAGAGATACTAATCGAACGCTTAGAACGTATGACGTTCGTAACCAAAGAAATCGGCGAAGACATTTTGTTGCACAATATTGACACCTTTCTGTTCGCCAGCAACGACACAACTTCCAACGTCATTGCCACTACCTTGCTAATGATGGCCATGCATCCCGATGTGCAGAAGCGGGTTCACAAGGAGGTAATGCAAACTATTACAAGCGATACGATCACTTACGAAGATTTGTGCTCGCTTCAGTATCTGGAAATGGTGATCAAAGAATCGATGCGACTTGTGCCAGTTGCTTCGGTTATAGGTCGTGTCTGCGAGCGGGAGTTGAAGGTAGACAATTGGACCATACCGGCTGGTACAGAGATTAGCATTCCCATTTTTAAGCTACATCGAGACAAGTCGATTTGGGGCGAGCGATCTGAAGAATTCGATCCGGACAATTTTTTGCCGGAACGATGTTCGCAACGACATCCATACGCGTATCTTCCATTTGGTGGCGGGATTCGGAACTGTATAGGAATCCGATACGCGTGGACATCAATGAAAGTAGGGCTGGCTAAGTTGGTGCGAAAGTACAAATTTTCGACGgatttgaaattaaaagatataaaatttcaaacatcACTAATATTACTGATACATAATAGACATATGATGCGAATTGAAAGACGGTAA
- the LOC131684514 gene encoding cytochrome P450 4C1-like gives MLAVLLTLITVVVLTYYYYFRRSRKRFYELAAKLPGPFDLPLIGSIHVGFRRGPTEIFDYLLQYLHTVPTPMRAWLGPFLFIFIDQPEHLAVVMNSQDCLKRSYVYQFFRNEKGLFNAPPELWRKLRKQLTPSFAVTSLRSFVPTFNKKADLLVKNMECLVGQDSFDMFNKVGEYALGTSAINSLGLDLDNDTSDFKKRYLENAEKMFTLMWSRIYKAWLQPEFIYKLTSSYREEMERLDMFRGLSKKVLSMRKEARQKDLKSVRPERDENNARRPQLFIDKLEQIANETGILDEEGVIQNLDTFIFASNDTTSSAVATTVLMLAMHPDVQERLYREIMNVVPGSYIDYDDVSKLDYLEMVIKEAMRLVPAGAAIGRVCEKEIQVGEYIIPANAQIVFPIFKLHRDKRIWGERSEEFDPENFSPENCAKRHPYAYQSFSGGIRNCIGIKYAYITMKIVLAKLIKSYTFSTDLTLADLKFHLSIVMRIANGYMVKLERRESKASHT, from the exons ATGCTCGCCGTTTTGCTCACATTAATCACGGTTGTGGTCCTCACTTACTACTATTATTTTCGGCGATCGCGTAAGCGATTCTACGAGCTGGCAGCAAAACTTCCAGGACCCTTCGATTTACCTTTGATCGGTAGCATCCACGTTGGCTTCCGAAGGGGTCCAACGGAAATATTTGACTATTTGCTTCAGTACTTGCATACTGTGCCGACACCGATGCGAGCATGGCTCGGACCGTTTCTGTTCATCTTCATAGATCAACCGGAGCATCTGGCCGTGGTGATGAACTCCCAGGACTGCCTGAAACGGTCGTACGTGTATCAGTTCTTCCGAAACGAGAAGGGACTTTTCAACGCACCGCCGGAACTGTGGAGAAAGCTAAGGAAGCAGCTCACCCCTTCGTTTGCGGTTACCAGCTTGAGAAGTTTTGTGCCCACCTTCAACAAAAAAGCTGATTTGCTAGTGAAAAATATGGAGTGTTTGGTTGGGCAGGATTCGTTCGACATGTTTAATAAGGTCGGTGAATATGCCCTCGGAACGAGTGCGATAAATTCACTAGGGTTGGATTTGGACAACGACACCAGTGATTTCAAGAAACGCTATCTGGAGAATGCAGAGAA AATGTTCACACTTATGTGGTCCCGTATTTACAAGGCTTGGCTACAGCCTGAGTTCATCTACAAACTAACATCCAGCTACCGTGAAGAGATGGAGCGCCTTGATATGTTCCGAGGACTTTCCAAAAAG GTGCTATCAATGCGCAAGGAAGCTAGACAGAAGGACCTGAAATCAGTGCGTCCCGAGCGAGACGAGAACAACGCCCGCCGTCCTCAACTTTTCATCGATAAACTGGAGCAAATTGCCAACGAAACGGGTATTCTGGACGAGGAAGGTGTGATCCAGAACTTGGACACCTTCATATTCGCCAGCAACGATACGACGTCGTCCGCGGTGGCTACAACTGTACTTATGCTAGCAATGCATCCAGACGTGCAGGAACGTCTCTATCGGGAAATTATGAATGTTGTTCCGGGTTCCTACATCGATTATGATGATGTGTCCAAACTCGACTATCTGGAAATGGTGATAAAGGAGGCGATGCGCCTGGTCCCAGCCGGAGCAGCAATTGGGCGCGTGTGCGAGAAGGAAATTCAGGTCGGCGAGTATATCATTCCAGCTAATGCTCAAATAGTGTTTCCAATATTCAAACTACATCGAGACAAGCGCATCTGGGGTGAGCGATCCGAAGAATTTGATCCAGAAAATTTCTCGCCGGAGAATTGCGCAAAGCGACACCCATACGCATATCAGAGTTTCAGTGGAGGAATCAGAAATTGTATAGGCATCAAGTATGCTTACATAACCATGAAAATCGTCCTCGCCAAACTTATAAAGAGCTACACGTTTTCCACTGACCTCACACTAGCGGATCTAAAGTTTCACCTTTCGATTGTGATGCGAATAGCAAACGGGTACATGGTGAAGTTGGAACGACGAGAATCGAAAGCGTCTCACACTTAG